The genomic window tcttaattctttgttttctaccaaatgggacggtaaAAACcctaaaccatcttaccccaacatactatatatatagatattacTTAAACATGTCGTATTTTACCTGAGTGTAACAACAGCTGCGGGTGTGTGGGATAAAAACACCAGCAACACCATTACAAAGGCCAAGCCAAGGAATGGAGCAAGTTTATTACAGGACGTTGGACATACACCATCTGTCAATGTGTTGTTCTCACCGATACAAGAGCAATTCGTGTACATCTGAAAGGTGTatgtatttctttttatagtagggtggggaaagataagacatttttaactctattttctcgccccattcatttgtaaaccaagaacattcaaggaattataaaaccgtatccccacgactcctatagaccgatgttaattgtttaaaatatcatcaGGATATTCAGATATAAAgcgataaaggtgtcccatcttcccccaccatactatatataatgatGATGCAATAGGTAAAGTATAGTAAGACGTAAAAAGGCAGCGAAACCGTAAATAAttgcaacttattttttatttatctttgcttggcggggcaacaacagtcgtaatACCACAGAtgtattgtttcatacactttgtgcacgtttatgagttaccatgtatatgtagctttgtggcTAAATGcgtttttttaatagtaaaaCGCActcaaaattattttgttagtTTATACTTAAATACCTGAGTGAAGTTAGTTGTTCTTTCGTTTAAAATGCAACCACCATGACAGGGCGAGAAATAGGTGACACCAGTACCAATGTCACACGCAGGGCTGTAAAACTCTGCTTGGCAGTTACACAACGAGTTACAACTTGAGTTTAAGTTTCTTGATTGCACTTGCCCGCCAGTAAGGCCGTCATAACTAAATGCATAGAACATGTGTGTTGTAAGTGTTATATTTATTGGTGCTTAGGCTATATTGTTCGCTACATTAATTAGTTTAAGCAttatttttactaccaaatgggacgataaaatagaacaaaaatatgGACTATGTCACTCTAACCCATAATGGGACATAGTtcataaaatgcaaaacaatgaacaatatatttttatagatttcATATGCTTATAAGAACTGCTATATACATACTGGTACGGCACAGTAGTTCCAGCTAATGGCATGTTATCACAACGTAGTAGAAGCAGCGGTGAAGCGCACGCTACAAGAAACGAAGATACGGcacataactttaaaatagcaGGAGTCTCCATCTTGAAACGAGTGATCAGACCACCGCCGGCTAAGTGACCAGCTACTGCCGCTGGTACCAAGATAGCACCtaataagttccattcataAAATAAGATAGATTTCatttatctttttgaaaaggatagcgaagatcatgttatttttacaaagaagTAAAaagaatcaacagcaaaacaacagtttttaaaacacgctgtGAATAGAAAGTGTGGGAAAAAGTGTCGGTtataaaaagcgtggctgttgcaccTAAAATTCATAACGTATGTGAAAACATGATTACTTAATATCGAATATAGTGTAAATAGGTTAAGAACCTAGAActaaaacatggaccatcttagcGTGATACAACAAATGTCGTTTGCTGAAACCCCGCATATTCGccaagaaaattaaatatgacCTTTGTCGTTATAATCggaagtataaataaattatgttctGTTGCAGCCTTTTCTCGttagtatatttggataagaGACTGAAGGTGCCATTTGGGCATTCAATatcttatagtagggtggggaagaccgGAAATCTTTAGCACAGAATGgctaaataccctgatcgtgttttaaacaattaacaatgaacTATAGGAGTCGCGTAGATaaggttttatgattctttgaatgttatttctatacaACCAGACAGgtcgggaaaatagaatgaaaaggtgtaccatcttgccctaccccactatattttgTACAATCGGTTAGACTGgacttttgtctgttacgtttcggtagcaccagatcctttcTTAAtagtaatatacatatatacctgCTAACATGGCCGACGTCCCGGCAGATTTGTGGAACTCATTTTGAATGAACTTCGCCATAAAGGAGGACGATCCGCTGACAGTTAGGCCGGTTGAGCATCCAGCCACGGTCAACATACAAAACACTGGGTTTTTCAAAAGTTTCCAAACAGTGGTTGGGAAGTTTTTTAATGAGTTTTCGAGCTCTTCTGGTTCATGATTGTCATTTGTGCTACTGTGGACTTCTGATTTGCGTTCAGCCCTGTTTTTAGCGGTtcctgtatataaaaaaataggaaaatatgaaaacttacttttttctaCTAAACTTGaagaatgaattaatgtaccATTAATTATTCCCCCACGGCGGGGCAgtgacagtagttataacacggatgttctgtttcctaaACATCtcgctcacgagttaccacgtatataactttaaaggtgatttttttgattttttttttttctaaattattgtCAATATGCCTAAACCATAAGAGTTCATTGGGTTTGAGCAAATAGCCATTAAGTGTCTCAGCTAATACAATTCTACCTTGGCGCTGAGCATAATAATATACGCATTGGGTTTTAAGCAAAATGCAAATCCGTATCACCGGAAAAATAACAACCCACACCATTCTGCTGGTAGTGTTTGATTTCAGGATGTTTAACTAAATCCCGAATAAGCGGctaaagtaaataaacaaatcatccgttttataacgactatatgcgattgccccgccatgcgaggataaataagttacatacgtggtaacttataagcctaggaggtgtatatgaaacagaacccccctgttttaacaactttcgttgccccgccacggtTACATATTAAGTTGTAACTCGTAAAAGAGGGCACACTCGTAAAAGTGGATGTCTGGAACAGaatacctatgttataacaaaaaacagaattaatattcctttatttaaaatgtttaaacattacttGAAACCTGGTAGTTGCTTCGGAAACCCCATTAATGGGAGAACAATTATCCACGATGCAATCATGATAACCATCGGCCCAATCCACCAAGCTCCAACCCAACGTGGATCAGTTGAAGTTAAAGTTGTGCTGGAAACAGAAAGTTTAATCAAGTGAAGGGGAAGACTGAACAGTTAACTAAGAATCTCATATTTTGAGCTATTTTATCGTATATAGGTTTAGTGGTATAGTATTGTTTATTGCAGGATATTCACggttaaaatacatattattttatttttgtaatcgTGGTatcacaattaacaacgctattttaaagtCATTAGTATAcggttaattttgtttttaaatctgtaaacgcactttgtttactaccaaatgaagcGATCAAAGGCAACGAACccctgtcccatcttaccccaacctatgcCATTTGTACAAAGATTAACAAAGTGCGTAGTTGGACGAGTTTTTGTGTttctttacatttattaatcaTACCTGTTACTCAACTGTACAATATCCACGTAATAACTATTCAAGATATATCCGCCACAGGAAAATCCGATAGCAGGACCAAAGAGTGCTGCCGCGTTTGCCAACCCTGTTAAAATactcaatttatttaaacgcAATATATAgaactgcggggtaagatagataccaTAGATACCGTTATTATCTCACATTTCGCATTTGTGCTTTTATTTGGCAAAACCTCTTTTATAGACGTGTGAATACGGttggatatttatttaaatattccttgtttacaataacaaaaaaaagaaaaaagaaagaataaaTACAGTGACCATCCTATACCCCAACCTGCAATATcttacttaaatttttttagatataaTTTAGTAGAAAgaatatagggtggggaagttgagacaccttttcattgtattttctcgttccattcggtagtaaacaaataacaatcaaagatttatataaccgtatccttacgactcctatacaccgttttgttaattgtttaaaacacgatcaggatatttggataaaatttgttaaaggtgtcccatcttcccccacactactatatatataccctaAGTAAACTGGAGCCGAGTTTTTTGGCACGCTGTCTTCAATGTATGTAAATCCTAGAGTGTAGAGCGGGGTTGTCCCGCAACCGAGAAGAAGTTGGCCCACTAGAAGTACGAACATGAACTTATTCAGATCAACAGAAGGTGTAGCACAGCTGGACGTGGTGGATGATGGGTCACAAGAATCTATAGTGGAATCAATGTATGtatattgctttattttcaaacGGGGTAGCAACGgtcgttttaacacaggtgttttgtttcaaacacttcTTGCGCGCTctcaagttaccacatatatgtaacttatttatccccgcatggctaggcaacaacagtcgttatagcacaggttttctgtttcatgcacctcatgcccgcttacaagtttccacgatttttgttattatccacaaagttacatacgtagtatcTCGTAAGTACAGGCACGGGGTGTCTGAAACAGAActtccgtgttataacaattgtcgttggcccgccatgcgagagtGAATAAGTTACAACAAAAATGTTATCGTTTATGCCAACTTACTGGAGAGAGAGGCATCACCAAACTCATACAATGGAGAAATGAAATGTGGAAGAGCGTATACCAACGCTCCGAGTCCGAATATCGCGCTTCCGAATCCAACTATCCTCGGTCGGTTTGAAGTGGCTCCGaaatacgtcacaaacacgGTGAGAACACAAAATGCTGCATCGTAAGCAACAACAACCAAAGCTGACTGCGAGCTACTCAACCCGAAACGTCGCTCAAGCGtagaaatatttgtgtttgttattCCACCAATCATCGTGCCTGTGGGCAAAATATGTTGAAGTACGAAATATGGTCCTATAACTCATACCGCTCTCTTTCCATCTTGTATACAAAACGACAGTGATTTTTGCACACGGGTTTGTATATTTACACTAACGTAAATTATACATGCGTTGTGTATAGCTGATCAACAGCTGCACAAATTTTACTGTGAAAAGCAAACGCAATAATCGTTCTACACCAACAAAGGTCACAGAATACTCAACGATGACGTTAAACAATGCAAGACTGAGTATATATGAGAACCGGTATACAATacggtataaattattaattatctGGCAGTTTATAGCGTGTTGTTGAAAACGTGATGTGAATACCCGTAAAGCAAGACTATTCTTGCAAAAACGTTCGGTATACTTGGTGTTTGTGTATACTATTTTAAGAGTCACAAAACGGGCCAAAGAGCGTCTACAAAACGGCTTAAACATATTCTCTATACTATTGGCTATACTTTAAACCATAAGCGCAAACAAAAGCTAAATGTACCTGCAACCATAGAGAATAGAgaataaacaaagagaaaaCATTTGGCGTTGTTGCAGCATTTCAAAAACGCCGGCTTCCAGCACAGAAAACTGTATTCTCCTTCTTTAGAAGTTGGTATCGTATCCATATCTGGATTCTCTAATGTTTAAATTCTATACACTAGCCgtaattacattttaactgcaaaaaaaaacacaagaaactgtcaaaaaaaatgtgattacAATAGCGGTAAATAGACGTATACTACGTAAGCATCactttttacttttctttCCGTTTAACACAGACGCCGCTGCTGCGTAAACACTTTACAACTGCGCCTGTCTTACTGGTTCCTGCCTAATGCTGCTATAGGGGTGTTCTTATCGCCGGCAGCTAACATGCTATACAACACAAGCGTAAATGCTAACTTCCTGCAATGAAATCGGTACTGCCCGTATACTCACAACGGCTGCTGAAGGCTGTTATGTATCTGTTTCGAGTTACTGCTGAATCATTGTACGCAGCGACAGGAAATTCTTCCTACTCGTTTTACTACGACGCTGTTCGACCTGAAATTTGAGAGTTTGGCATTGTGATATGTGGCAGAAGGAAACGGTTTTCAATTGAGTTAGTGCGGGAAAGTACGTGGTATTGTACTTAGCCACTGCACTTGTGAAAGCGTATGGTACATTGTTGATGTTCCAGCACAAATGTGATTGTTATACTTGAGCTGTCAATCAAGTTATAGACAAGCTTATGTCTTGAGTATTTCCCTTTAAAAAACGGGGCAACTTGTGATTGATGTTCTCCATATAATGCGACGTGACATTTTATAATAGCGCTAGTCGCAGACGTATTTAAGCACGAATATATCATTACCATGTAT from Ciona intestinalis unplaced genomic scaffold, KH HT000174.2, whole genome shotgun sequence includes these protein-coding regions:
- the LOC100182935 gene encoding solute carrier organic anion transporter family member 4C1-like, which gives rise to MDTIPTSKEGEYSFLCWKPAFLKCCNNAKCFLFVYSLFSMVAGTMIGGITNTNISTLERRFGLSSSQSALVVVAYDAAFCVLTVFVTYFGATSNRPRIVGFGSAIFGLGALVYALPHFISPLYEFGDASLSNSCDPSSTTSSCATPSVDLNKFMFVLLVGQLLLGCGTTPLYTLGFTYIEDSVPKNSAPVYLGLANAAALFGPAIGFSCGGYILNSYYVDIVQLSNSTTLTSTDPRWVGAWWIGPMVIMIASWIIVLPLMGFPKQLPGTAKNRAERKSEVHSSTNDNHEPEELENSLKNFPTTVWKLLKNPVFCMLTVAGCSTGLTVSGSSSFMAKFIQNEFHKSAGTSAMLAGAILVPAAVAGHLAGGGLITRFKMETPAILKLCAVSSFLVACASPLLLLRCDNMPLAGTTVPYHYDGLTGGQVQSRNLNSSCNSLCNCQAEFYSPACDIGTGVTYFSPCHGGCILNERTTNFTQMYTNCSCIGENNTLTDGVCPTSCNKLAPFLGLAFVMVLLVFLSHTPAAVVTLRIVPPSMRSFAVGLEWLFMRALGTIPGPIMYGNFIDSTCIIWQRKSCGDVRGSCWVYDSAGMAITFMVLSIVGNLVSAAFYGFSLLVYKPPTTKKLPVLNGHTVDTNRVSDLPLVNGCAAQSNGRPSMSAHINHGFVHDDP